In one Apium graveolens cultivar Ventura unplaced genomic scaffold, ASM990537v1 ctg7250, whole genome shotgun sequence genomic region, the following are encoded:
- the LOC141703963 gene encoding F-box/kelch-repeat protein At3g06240-like: MTVQWYRSTRSNGAQNDKEVHVYSLKSNSWRRIGNFPYSVNCGRLPATFANGALFWMCSEETVESNHGKYIAAFELATEEYRVVPALPAYDDTSCNVDIYIGSMEGFLCVQCYVYHPECDDELAEMGDIWLLQRDGEEDTWTKLVSFNRPSTVYQPLAFSKSGNHLLLASQEKFLWYDLVKEEVREEFRIRGLPQYYESVAYIESLVHLDGGTSAEENQLIREKKVAEDDESDEGLRLLSSMAMEILEDAV; encoded by the exons ATGACGGTTCAGTGGTATCGTAGTACTCGATCTAATGGTGCGCAGAATGATAAGGAAGTTCATGTTTATAGTTTAAAATCAAATTCATGGAGAAGAATTGGGAATTTTCCTTATTCAGTAAATTGTGGACGATTACCTGCTACTTTTGCTAATGGTGCTTTGTTTTGGATGTGTTCTGAAGAAACTGTTGAGTCAAATCACGGAAAATATATTGCTGCCTTTGAGCTTGCAACCGAAGAATATAGAGTGGTACCAGCACTACCTGCGTATGATGATACAAGTTGCAATGTTGACATTTATATTGGGTCCATGGAAGGTTTTCTTTGTGTTCAGTGTTATGTTTATCATCCAGAATGTGATGACGAGTTGGCGGAAATGGGAGACATATGGTTACTGCAAAGGGATGGAGAAGAGGATACTTGGACCAAGTTAGTTTCGTTTAATAGACCATCTACAGTTTACCAGCCATTGGCATTTTCGAAGAGTGGCAATCATTTACTTTTGGCAAGCCAAGAAAAGTTTTTGTGGTACGATCTTGTCAAGGAAGAAGTACGAGAGGAATTCAGAATTAGGGGTCTGCCTCAATACTATGAGtcagttgcttatattgagagtCTTGTTCATCTTGATGGTGGTACAAGTGCAGAAGAGAATCAACTTATTCGAGAGAAAAAGGTGGCTGAAGACGACGAAAGTGATGAAG GTCTACGGCTGCTAAGTAGCATGGCTATGGAGATCCTTGAAGATGCAGTTTGA
- the LOC141703965 gene encoding uncharacterized protein LOC141703965 codes for MSMMEDDISKDEYDGVGRDLWRHGEFLGVNKYTAGPWCLGVVESKEKNVVVDNRSYKIALAAIYHGIPEDILLSLAEKETVKEAWEAVRVTCQDVDRVKKARIQTLRSGFEAMIMKDTDSLDDFYLEMSGLVVNICALGEEIAESYMVKKLLRAVPSNFLQISSTMEQFGDLEKMKVEETIGSLKTNKERLRGKPENNDG; via the exons ATGAGTATGATGGAGGATGATATATCGAAAGATGAGTATGATGGAG TTGGACGTGATCTTTGGAGGCATGGAGAGTTTTTAGGAGTCAATAAGTATACAGCGG GCCCATGGTGTTTGGGTGTTGTAGAATCGAAGGAGAAAAATGTGGTGGTCGATAACAGGTCATACAAGATTGCTCTTGCTGCTATATATCATGGCATCCCCGAAGATATTCTTCTGTCATTGGCAGAGAAAGAGACTGTAAAAGAAGCTTGGGAAGCTGTAAGGGTCACGTGTCAAGATGTTGATCGCGTGAAGAAGGCGAGGATACAAACTCTAAGGAGTGGGTTCGAAGCAATGATCATGAAGGATACAGATTCCCTTGACGACTTCTATCTGGAAATGAGTGGACTCGTGGTTAACATATGTGCACTTGGTGAAGAAATCGCAGAATCATATATGGTCAAGAAGCTGCTAAGAGCGGTGCCCTCAAACTTCCTTCAAATTTCTTCTACCATGGAACAATTCGGAGACTTGGAGAAGATGAAAGTGGAAGAAACTATCGGCTCTTTGAAAACTAACAAGGAGAGACTTCGAGGTAAACCTGAGAACAACGATGGATAG
- the LOC141703966 gene encoding F-box protein CPR1-like: MSDELLALIFIHLPVFILMRLRCVSKQFRDLIDSPYFANVHLRHSVRNRLNRNILCRSMDPDLNCKSVGLHCVEIDTLRCFEPKCPGGCYNSSTQLIGMCNDIVLFYDQCIKEITFWNPAIRTYIDVILPRVSIPQGSFYNHTYNNLGFGYDHVNDHYKVVMTVQWYRTTRSNGAQNDKEVHVYSLKSNSWRRIGNFPYSVNCGRLPATFANGALFWMCSEETVESNHGKYIAAFELATEEYRVVPALPAYDDTSCNVDNYIGSMEGFLCVQCYVYHPEYDDELAEMGDIWLLQRDGEEDIWTKLVSFNRPSTVYQPLAFSKSGNHLLLASQEIFLWYDLVKEEVREEFRIRGLSQYYELVAYIESLVHLDGGTSAEENQLIREKKVAEDDESDEGNAA; the protein is encoded by the coding sequence ATGTCAGATGAACTGCTTGCCCTCATTTTCATCCACCTACCGGTGTTCATTCTAATGAGGTTGCGCTGCGTTTCAAAGCAATTTCGTGACTTGATAGACAGTCCATATTTCGCCAACGTGCATCTTCGTCATTCGGTGAGAAATCGTTTGAATCGAAATATACTTTGCAGAAGTATGGATCCCGATCTAAATTGCAAAAGTGTGGGTCTACATTGTGTTGAAATTGATACACTCCGTTGTTTTGAACCAAAATGTCCAGGGGGATGTTATAATTCTTCTACTCAATTAATTGGTATGTGTAACGATATTGTTTTATTTTATGATCAATGTATTAAGGAAATCACATTTTGGAATCCAGCAATTCGCACATATATTGATGTGATTCTTCCTCGTGTTAGTATTCCTCAAGGTTCTTTTTATAATCATACATATAATAATCTGGGGTTTGGGTACGATCATGTTAATGACCATTATAAAGTTGTAATGACTGTTCAGTGGTATCGTACTACTCGATCTAATGGTGCGCAGAATGATAAGGAAGTTCATGTTTATAGTTTAAAATCAAATTCATGGAGAAGAATTGGGAATTTTCCTTATTCAGTAAATTGTGGACGATTACCTGCTACTTTTGCTAATGGTGCTTTGTTTTGGATGTGTTCTGAAGAAACAGTTGAGTCAAATCATGGAAAATATATTGCTGCCTTTGAGCTTGCAACCGAAGAATATAGAGTGGTACCAGCACTACCTGCGTATGATGATACAAGTTGCAATGTTGACAATTATATTGGGTCCATGGAAGGTTTTCTTTGTGTTCAGTGTTATGTTTATCATCCAGAATATGATGACGAGTTGGCGGAAATGGGAGACATATGGTTGCTGCAAAGGGATGGAGAAGAGGATATTTGGACCAAGTTAGTTTCGTTTAATAGACCATCTACAGTTTACCAGCCATTGGCATTTTCGAAGAGTGGCAATCATTTACTTTTGGCAAGCCAAGAAATTTTTTTGTGGTACGATCTTGTCAAGGAAGAAGTACGAGAGGAATTCAGAATTAGGGGTCTGTCTCAATACTATGAGttagttgcttatattgagagtCTTGTTCATCTTGATGGTGGTACAAGTGCAGAAGAGAATCAACTTATTCGAGAGAAAAAGGTGGCTGAAGATGACGAAAGTGATGAAGGTAATGCTGCTTAA
- the LOC141703964 gene encoding F-box protein CPR1-like translates to MEGFLCVQCYVYHPECDDELAEMGDIWLLQRDGEEDTWTKLVSFNRPSTVYQPLAFSKSGNHLLLASQEKFLWYDLVKEEVREEFRIRGLPQYYESVAYIESLVHLDGGTSAEENQLIREKKVAEDDESDEGLRLLSSMAMEILEDAV, encoded by the exons ATGGAAGGTTTTCTTTGTGTTCAGTGTTATGTTTATCATCCAGAATGTGATGACGAGTTGGCGGAAATGGGAGACATATGGTTACTGCAAAGGGATGGAGAAGAGGATACTTGGACCAAGTTAGTTTCGTTTAATAGACCATCTACAGTTTACCAGCCATTGGCATTTTCGAAGAGTGGCAATCATTTACTTTTGGCAAGCCAAGAAAAGTTTTTGTGGTACGATCTTGTCAAGGAAGAAGTACGAGAGGAATTCAGAATTAGGGGTCTGCCTCAATACTATGAGtcagttgcttatattgagagtCTTGTTCATCTTGATGGTGGTACAAGTGCAGAAGAGAATCAACTTATTCGAGAGAAAAAGGTGGCTGAAGACGACGAAAGTGATGAAG GTCTACGGCTGCTAAGTAGCATGGCTATGGAGATCCTTGAAGATGCAGTTTGA